One Artemia franciscana chromosome 6, ASM3288406v1, whole genome shotgun sequence DNA window includes the following coding sequences:
- the LOC136028427 gene encoding O-phosphoseryl-tRNA(Sec) selenium transferase-like: protein MDYQAATRLLPASYLRIAEEAKKSVSNKIQELLEKRKWPEEGWSDSMLEAFLHEIALMDSNNFLGSVGVGEREGRVFSKIVHTRHWGLSHGIGRSGDLVEPQPKAVGSSLVNKLTNALSLDAIKICGITSVQNCFVAPIATGMALSLVLSTLRHKRPSSKCVIWTRIDQKSCIKAVQLSGFALEVVDTTKNGDELNTDVFAIEQLLTKIPLEEIVCVITTTSCFAPRAFDDIVSVSELCAKYDIPHLVNNAYGLQSSKCCHLIQTAATKGRVDAFVQSTDKNFMVPVGGSIIAGFDKTFIDDISKFYPGRASASPSLDLLITLLSMGKIKFKKLLKDRKENFEKLKSGLKLVAEKHGERVLETKGNNISLAFSLSYIKGLRDNEITELGAWLFQKRISGCRVIDVGSVKDVAGVTYQGWGSHNSSYPTPYLTVAAGIGMGKEEIDVFLNKLDTTLSEWKKKGQVRK, encoded by the exons ATGGACTATCAAGCTGCAACAAGGCTTTTGCCGGCCTCTTACCTGCGAATCGCAGAAGAAGCTAAAAAATCAGTAAGCAATAAGATTCAAGAGCTTCTTGAAAAACGAAAGTGGCCTGAAGAGGGGTGGAGCGATAGTATGCTAGAAGCATTCCTTCATGAAATAGCACTGATGGATAGCAACAATTTCCTTGGATCAGTTGGAGTTGGCGAACGAGAAGGTCGTGTGTTCTCCAAGATTGTTCATACAAGACATTGGGGTCTATCCCACGGAATTGGAAGATCAG GTGATTTGGTCGAACCTCAACCCAAAGCAGTGGGCTCAAGTCTTGTTAATAAACTTACCAACGCCTTATCACTAGATGCTATAAAAATATGTGGCATTACTTCGGTTCAAAACTGTTTCGTGGCACCAATTGCCACCGGAATGGCCCTATCTCTTGTGTTGTCTACACTGCGACATAAACGTCCCTCGTCAAAGTGTGTCATTTGGACCCGAATTGACCAAAAATCTTGTATAAAAGCAGTGCAGTTAAGTGGTTTTGCTTTAGAAGTGGTTGACACAACTAAAAATGGTGATGAGTTGAATACAGATGTCTTTGCTATCGAACAGCTATTAACCAAGATTCCTTTAGAAGAAATTGTTTGTGTTATAACAACAACTAGTTGCTTTGCTCCACGTGCTTTTGATGATATTGTCAGTGTATCTGAATTGTGTGCGAAATACGACATTCCGCATCTAGTCAACAATGCTTATGGTCTACAAAGTAGCAAGTGCTGCCATCTTATTCAAACTGCTGCCACGAAAGGACGGGTTGATGCTTTCGTTCAGAgtactgataaaaattttatggtcCCTGTAGGTGGCTCTATAATCGCTGGTTTTGATAAAACATTTATTgatgatatttcaaaattttacccTGGAAGAGCGTCAGCTAGCCCCTCTTTAGATTTGCTTATCACTTTACTAAGTATGGgcaaaattaagtttaaaaaacttttaaaagacaggaaagaaaattttgaaaaattgaaatctgGATTAAAGTTAGTTGCTGAAAAGCATGGGGAAAGGGTTCTAGAGACAAAAGGCAACAATATATCATTAGCATTTTCTCTTTCCTATATTAAAGGCCTAAGAGACAATGAGATAACGGAGCTTGGTGCatggctttttcaaaaaagaatttcgGGTTGTCGCGTTATAGATGTCGGTAGTGTAAAAGACGTGGCTGGAGTTACCTATCAAGGCTGGGGTTCACATAACAGTTCTTATCCGACCCCATATTTGACTGTGGCTGCCGGTATTGGTATGGGAAAAGAGGAgattgatgtgtttttaaataagttGGATACAACCTTAAGTGAGTGGAAGAAAAAAGGACAAGTAAGGAAATGA